AAGATAAAGTGGCCGTAATTAAAGGCGTTGAATGGGCAAGAACACCACATAGCTTTAGCCATATCTTTGCTGGCGGTTACGCAGCCGGTTATTACAGCTACTTATGGGCTGAAGTGTTATCTGCAGATGCCTTCTCTCGCTTTGAAGAAGAAGGAATTTTCAATCCAGTTACCGGTAAATCTTTCTTGGATGAAATTCTCACTCGCGGCGGCTCTGAAGAACCAATGGTCTTATTCAAACGCTTCCGTGGACGTGAACCTCAATTAGACGCATTGCTTCGTCATAAAGGCATTGCGAACTAATAACTAAAAAAAGAGCGGTCAAATTTTTGGCCGTTTTTTTATCTTCCAATATGCAGAAAATAAAAAAGCCCTCGGTAATCCGAAGGCTTTTATTTTACTATCGTAATAAAAATTAGCGACGTAAACCTAAACGAGCGATAGTGCTTTGGTATAAAGCAAGATCAGTACGTTTTAAGTAGTCTAAAAGTTTACGACGACGAGAAACCATACGTAATAAACCACGACGACCATGGTGGTCTTTTTTGTGCTCAGCGAAGTGAGCTTGTAAGTGGTTGATTTGTGCAGTTAATAATGCGATTTGAACTTCAGAAGAACCAGTATCTTTCGCATCGCGACCAAATTCAGCAACGATTGCTGCTTTTTTTTCAGTACTTAGAGACATTTTTTACTCCTAAAAGGTAGTGTTATTAATACATCATTCGCCGATCTCTAACTCAGCGATGACAAGGAGCCTGAATTTTAACGATTGAGCAGGATAAAGGCAAGCTTTATTCTACTCATTCCTTAATAAATTAATCTTTCAGCGCTTTGATTTTCTCAATTACGTTAGTGGTTGAGCAGCCATTTTCGAAATTCAATACTCGAACATCGCCACCATTCGCCCACACTTCTTTGCTGCCTGCAATCTCTTCAGGTTTGTAATCGCCACCTTTTACTAATAAATCCGGTAAAATCTCACCGATTAAACGTTGCGGCGTATCTTCATCAAAAGAAACCACCCAATCCACTGACGCTAAGCCTGCCAATACAGCCATACGTGCATTCAGATTGTTAATTGGACGACTTTCACCTTTTAAGCGTTTGACTGAATCATCCGTATTCACCGCAACAATTAAACGATCGCCAAGTTTGCGAGCATTTTCTAAGTAAGACACATGTCCTGGATGAAGAATATCGAAACAACCGTTTGTCATCACGATTTTCTCACCGCGAGCTTTAGCATGATCGACCGCCATTTTTAATTGGCTTTCTGACATAATACCGAAGCCGGTTTCAGAACGACCATGGATCGCATTCTCTAACTCCACAGTAGAAACCGTTGATGTACCCAATTTACCGACCACAATACCTGCCGCCACATTGGCTAAATAGCAAGATTCTTCAAAAGAACGACCATCTGCAAGTGCAGTAGCTAAGACACTGATTACTGTATCACCCGCACCTGTTACATCGAATACTTCTTTGGCAACGGTTGGCAAATGGAACGGCTCTTGATTTGGACGAAGTAATGTCATGCCTTTTTCTGAGCGCGTCACTAAAAGTGCGGTCAATTCGATGTCTGAAATTAATTTTAAACCTTTCTCAATGATTTCTTCTTCAGAACTGCATTTACCTACCACCGCTTCAAACTCTGACATATTTGGCGTCAGTAAAGTCGCACCACGATAACGCTCAAAATCTGTGCCTTTTGGATCGATCAAGACTGGTACGTTTGCTTTGCGTGCAATTTGAATCATTTTTTGCACATCTTTTAACGTGCCTTTACCATAATCAGAAAGCACTAACGCACCAAAGTTTTTCACTTCGGCTTCTAATTTCGCAAGCAACTCATGACATTCCACATTTTGGAAATCTTCTTCAAAATCCAAACGAAGTAATTGTTGGTGACGAGACAAAATGCGTAATTTCGTAATAGTTGGGTGAGTATCCAATGCCACAAAATTACAATCAATTTTTTGAT
The sequence above is a segment of the Haemophilus parainfluenzae genome. Coding sequences within it:
- the rpsO gene encoding 30S ribosomal protein S15 is translated as MSLSTEKKAAIVAEFGRDAKDTGSSEVQIALLTAQINHLQAHFAEHKKDHHGRRGLLRMVSRRRKLLDYLKRTDLALYQSTIARLGLRR
- the hldE gene encoding bifunctional D-glycero-beta-D-manno-heptose-7-phosphate kinase/D-glycero-beta-D-manno-heptose 1-phosphate adenylyltransferase HldE; translated protein: MAQYSANFNQAKVLVLGDVMLDRYWFGATNRISPEAPVPVVRVQDNEERAGGAANVAMNIASLNVPVQILGLIGQDETGTALTNLLQHQKIDCNFVALDTHPTITKLRILSRHQQLLRLDFEEDFQNVECHELLAKLEAEVKNFGALVLSDYGKGTLKDVQKMIQIARKANVPVLIDPKGTDFERYRGATLLTPNMSEFEAVVGKCSSEEEIIEKGLKLISDIELTALLVTRSEKGMTLLRPNQEPFHLPTVAKEVFDVTGAGDTVISVLATALADGRSFEESCYLANVAAGIVVGKLGTSTVSTVELENAIHGRSETGFGIMSESQLKMAVDHAKARGEKIVMTNGCFDILHPGHVSYLENARKLGDRLIVAVNTDDSVKRLKGESRPINNLNARMAVLAGLASVDWVVSFDEDTPQRLIGEILPDLLVKGGDYKPEEIAGSKEVWANGGDVRVLNFENGCSTTNVIEKIKALKD